A stretch of the Notamacropus eugenii isolate mMacEug1 chromosome 2, mMacEug1.pri_v2, whole genome shotgun sequence genome encodes the following:
- the POGK gene encoding pogo transposable element with KRAB domain isoform X2 yields the protein MESTTFPLPFPLKEEEEEEEIQTKEIEDGPMDMQRVRICAEGGWVPALFDEVAIYFSDEEWEVLTEQQKALYREVMRMNYETVLSLEFPFPKPDVISQLEVEESPWVPYPQNSEDWKLQGSSFTGNEESDLKHPEWTPPLSITPHFPQSQHLENFAFHLPQDIPEMSEWTEGYPFFMAMGFPGYDLGIDDIASKFQLSRGIRRSYDAGFKLMVVDYAESTNNCQAAKQFGVLEKNVRDWRKVKMQLQNAHAMRRAFRGPKNGRFALVDQRVAEYVRQRQAKGDPITREAMQLKALEIAQEMNIPEKGFKASLGWCRRMMRRYDLSLRHKVPVPQHLPEDLTEKLITYQRSILALRKTHDYMVGQMGNADETPICLEVPSRVTVDNQGEKPVLVKTPGREKLKITAMLGVLADGRKLPPYIILRGTYIPPGKFPSGMEIRCHRYGWMTEDLMQDWLEVVWKRRTGAVPRQRGMLILNGYRGHATDSVKNSMETMDTDMVIIPGGLTSQLQVLDVVVYKPLNDSVRSQYSEWLLAGNLALSPTGNAKKPPLGLFLEWVMVAWNSISSDSIVQGFKKCHVSSSMDDADVLWELEGDLSGGGDPPREGEANSMAESN from the exons ATGGAATCCaccaccttccccctcccttttcccctgaaagaagaggaagaagaggaagaaattcagaCCAAGGAAATAGAGGATGGACCCATGGACATGCAGAGAGTGAGGATCTGTGCAGAAGGTGGTTGG gtACCAGCCCTGTTTGATGAGGTGGCTATATATTTCTCTGATGAGGAATGGGAAGTTTTAACTGAGCAACAAAAGGCTCTCTACCGGGAAGTCATGAGAATGAATTATGAAACCGTACTGTCTCTGG AATTTCCATTTCCTAAACCAGATGTGATCTCTCAGTTGGAAGTAGAGGAAAGTCCTTGGGTTCCTTACCCTCAGAACTCTGAGGATTGGAAACTCCAGGGAAGCTCCTTCACAG GGAATGAAGAATCTGATCTAAAGCATCCAGAGTGGACCCCCCCATTGAGCATCACTCCTCATTTTCCCCAATCTCAGCATCTTGAAAACTTTGCTTTCCATCTGCCCCAGGACATCCCAGAAATGTCTGAATGGACTGAAGGGTACCCATTCTTTATGGCCATGGGTTTCCCAGGGTATGATTTGGGAATAGATGACATAGCAAGTAAGTTTCAGCTGAGTAGGGGAATCCGCCGGAGCTATGATGCAGGCTTCAAGTTAATGGTTGTGGATTATGCAGAAAGTACTAACAACTGCCAGGCTGCCAAGCAGTTTGGTGTGTTGGAGAAAAATGTCCGTGACTGGCGGAAAGTGAAGATGCAACTCCAGAATGCACACGCAATGCGACGTGCTTTTCGAGGACCCAAGAATGGAAGGTTTGCTCTGGTGGACCAGCGGGTGGCTGAGTATGTGAGGCAGAGGCAGGCCAAAGGAGACCCAATCACGAGAGAGGCAATGCAGCTCAAAGCCTTAGAAATTGCCCAGGAAATGAATATTCCTGAAAAGGGATTCAAAGCAAGCTTGGGATGGTGTCGTAGGATGATGAGGAGGTATGACCTCTCTTTAAGACATAAGGTACCTGTGCCCCAGCATTTGCCCGAGGACCTGACAGAGAAACTCATCACTTACCAGCGTAGCATTCTGGCCCTGCGAAAGACTCATGATTATATGGTGGGGCAGATGGGCAATGCTGATGAGACTCCGATCTGTTTGGAGGTACCATCTCGAGTGACTGTTGACAACCAAGGGGAAAAGCCTGTTTTGGTGAAGACCCCAGGCAGGGAAAAACTAAAAATCACAGCAATGCTTGGTGTCTTGGCTGATGGAAGAAAATTGCCTCCATATATCATTTTAAGGGGAACATACATCCCACCTGGAAAGTTCCCCAGTGGGATGGAAATTCGCTGCCATCGATATGGATGGATGACGGAGGACTTGATGCAGGACTGGTTGGAGGTGGTGTGGAAACGTAGGACTGGAGCGGTGCCAAGGCAGCGAGGGATGCTGATCCTGAATGGTTATCGAGGTCATGCTACTGATTCTGTTAAAAACTCCATGGAAACCATGGATACAGACATGGTCATCATCCCAGGAGGATTGACTTCTCAGCTACAAGTGCTAGATGTGGTAGTCTATAAACCTCTGAATGACAGTGTGCGTTCCCAGTACTCAGAATGGCTCCTCGCTGGCAATCTTGCACTCAGCCCAACTGGGAATGCCAAGAAGCCTCCCCTTGGCCTGTTTCTAGAGTGGGTCATGGTTGCGTGGAACAGCATCTCCAGTGATTCCATTGTCCAGGGATTCAAAAAGTGCCATGTCTCCAGCAGCATGGATGATGCAGATGTCCTGTGGGAACTAGAGGGTGACTTGTCAGGAGGAGGTGATCCCCCAAGAGAAGGTGAAGCTAACAGCATGGCAGAGAGCAACTGA
- the POGK gene encoding pogo transposable element with KRAB domain isoform X1, protein MGEPDLGPRPEEWGGRGQDGWRARSGQPRRPRRDMESTTFPLPFPLKEEEEEEEIQTKEIEDGPMDMQRVRICAEGGWVPALFDEVAIYFSDEEWEVLTEQQKALYREVMRMNYETVLSLEFPFPKPDVISQLEVEESPWVPYPQNSEDWKLQGSSFTGNEESDLKHPEWTPPLSITPHFPQSQHLENFAFHLPQDIPEMSEWTEGYPFFMAMGFPGYDLGIDDIASKFQLSRGIRRSYDAGFKLMVVDYAESTNNCQAAKQFGVLEKNVRDWRKVKMQLQNAHAMRRAFRGPKNGRFALVDQRVAEYVRQRQAKGDPITREAMQLKALEIAQEMNIPEKGFKASLGWCRRMMRRYDLSLRHKVPVPQHLPEDLTEKLITYQRSILALRKTHDYMVGQMGNADETPICLEVPSRVTVDNQGEKPVLVKTPGREKLKITAMLGVLADGRKLPPYIILRGTYIPPGKFPSGMEIRCHRYGWMTEDLMQDWLEVVWKRRTGAVPRQRGMLILNGYRGHATDSVKNSMETMDTDMVIIPGGLTSQLQVLDVVVYKPLNDSVRSQYSEWLLAGNLALSPTGNAKKPPLGLFLEWVMVAWNSISSDSIVQGFKKCHVSSSMDDADVLWELEGDLSGGGDPPREGEANSMAESN, encoded by the exons ATGGGGGAGCCCGACCTGGGGCCTCGGCcggaggagtggggaggaaggggacaaGATGGCTGGAGAGCCCGGAGCGGGCAGCCGCGGCGGCCGAGGCGCG ACATGGAATCCaccaccttccccctcccttttcccctgaaagaagaggaagaagaggaagaaattcagaCCAAGGAAATAGAGGATGGACCCATGGACATGCAGAGAGTGAGGATCTGTGCAGAAGGTGGTTGG gtACCAGCCCTGTTTGATGAGGTGGCTATATATTTCTCTGATGAGGAATGGGAAGTTTTAACTGAGCAACAAAAGGCTCTCTACCGGGAAGTCATGAGAATGAATTATGAAACCGTACTGTCTCTGG AATTTCCATTTCCTAAACCAGATGTGATCTCTCAGTTGGAAGTAGAGGAAAGTCCTTGGGTTCCTTACCCTCAGAACTCTGAGGATTGGAAACTCCAGGGAAGCTCCTTCACAG GGAATGAAGAATCTGATCTAAAGCATCCAGAGTGGACCCCCCCATTGAGCATCACTCCTCATTTTCCCCAATCTCAGCATCTTGAAAACTTTGCTTTCCATCTGCCCCAGGACATCCCAGAAATGTCTGAATGGACTGAAGGGTACCCATTCTTTATGGCCATGGGTTTCCCAGGGTATGATTTGGGAATAGATGACATAGCAAGTAAGTTTCAGCTGAGTAGGGGAATCCGCCGGAGCTATGATGCAGGCTTCAAGTTAATGGTTGTGGATTATGCAGAAAGTACTAACAACTGCCAGGCTGCCAAGCAGTTTGGTGTGTTGGAGAAAAATGTCCGTGACTGGCGGAAAGTGAAGATGCAACTCCAGAATGCACACGCAATGCGACGTGCTTTTCGAGGACCCAAGAATGGAAGGTTTGCTCTGGTGGACCAGCGGGTGGCTGAGTATGTGAGGCAGAGGCAGGCCAAAGGAGACCCAATCACGAGAGAGGCAATGCAGCTCAAAGCCTTAGAAATTGCCCAGGAAATGAATATTCCTGAAAAGGGATTCAAAGCAAGCTTGGGATGGTGTCGTAGGATGATGAGGAGGTATGACCTCTCTTTAAGACATAAGGTACCTGTGCCCCAGCATTTGCCCGAGGACCTGACAGAGAAACTCATCACTTACCAGCGTAGCATTCTGGCCCTGCGAAAGACTCATGATTATATGGTGGGGCAGATGGGCAATGCTGATGAGACTCCGATCTGTTTGGAGGTACCATCTCGAGTGACTGTTGACAACCAAGGGGAAAAGCCTGTTTTGGTGAAGACCCCAGGCAGGGAAAAACTAAAAATCACAGCAATGCTTGGTGTCTTGGCTGATGGAAGAAAATTGCCTCCATATATCATTTTAAGGGGAACATACATCCCACCTGGAAAGTTCCCCAGTGGGATGGAAATTCGCTGCCATCGATATGGATGGATGACGGAGGACTTGATGCAGGACTGGTTGGAGGTGGTGTGGAAACGTAGGACTGGAGCGGTGCCAAGGCAGCGAGGGATGCTGATCCTGAATGGTTATCGAGGTCATGCTACTGATTCTGTTAAAAACTCCATGGAAACCATGGATACAGACATGGTCATCATCCCAGGAGGATTGACTTCTCAGCTACAAGTGCTAGATGTGGTAGTCTATAAACCTCTGAATGACAGTGTGCGTTCCCAGTACTCAGAATGGCTCCTCGCTGGCAATCTTGCACTCAGCCCAACTGGGAATGCCAAGAAGCCTCCCCTTGGCCTGTTTCTAGAGTGGGTCATGGTTGCGTGGAACAGCATCTCCAGTGATTCCATTGTCCAGGGATTCAAAAAGTGCCATGTCTCCAGCAGCATGGATGATGCAGATGTCCTGTGGGAACTAGAGGGTGACTTGTCAGGAGGAGGTGATCCCCCAAGAGAAGGTGAAGCTAACAGCATGGCAGAGAGCAACTGA